In a single window of the Heliangelus exortis chromosome 1, bHelExo1.hap1, whole genome shotgun sequence genome:
- the CHAF1B gene encoding chromatin assembly factor 1 subunit B, with product MKVITCEIAWHNKEPVYSLDFQHGADGKINRLASAGVDTAVRIWKVEKGPDGKAIVEFLSNLARHTKAVNVVRFSPSGEVLASGGDDAVILLWKLNDSKESEPLVFQDEDEAQLNKENWTVVKTLRGHLEDVYDICWTSDGNYMASASVDNTAIMWDVTKGQKVSILNEHKSYVQGITWDPLGQYIATLSCDRVLRVYNTQTRRVAFNVTRMPSGSGAEGEARSYRMFHDDGMKSFFRRLSFTPDGSYLLTPAGCVESGENVTNTTYVFSRNNLKRPMGHLPCPGKATLAVRCCPVYFELRQAFKKDEISQKSAPALFNLPYRLVFAVASEDSVLFYDTEQHFPFGYVSNIHYHTLSDISWSSDGAFLAISSTDGYCSFVTFEKDELGIPLKEKPQINVRNPGAPEKKVKKSHKVISPGSRLTEETPPRKATDPSTPTLQLRTPVAASKDLPSTPVGIKNIPVSSSDEKVSKPAIQSTKVNQPRRITLNTLQAWSKTPRRINLIAVKPDMPASAYTDTVPIPPSSEQEQVRPSLSDDSCENPPAPKRPRTEEMSLSTSAEGQTSCDSNK from the exons ATGAAAGTTATCACTTGTGAAATAGCGTGGCATAATAAGGAGCCTGTGTACAGCTTAGACTTCCAACATGGAGCGGATGGGAAGATCAATCGACTGGCCTCAGCAGGTGTGGATACAGCCGTTCGT ATATGGAAAGTGGAAAAAGGACCAGATGGAAAAGCAATTGTGGAATTCTTGTCCAACCTTGCCCGTCATACCAAAGCAGTAAATGTCGTGCGCTTCTCTCCAAGTGGGGAGGTCTTAGCATCTGGAGGAGATG ATGCTGTTATTTTATTGTGGAAGCTGAATGATAGCAAAGAATCAGAACCATTAGTTTTTCAGGATGAAGATGAAGCTCAGCTCAACAAGGAGAACTGGACAGTTGTTAAAACTTTAAg AGGCCACTTGGAAGATGTGTATGATATTTGCTGGACTTCAGATGGAAATTACATGGCATCTGCTTCAGTAGATAACACAGCTATAATGTGGGATGTCACTAAAG GACAGAAGGTTTCAATATTAAATGAGCATAAGAGTTACGTCCAAGGAATAACCTGGGATCCTCTAGGCCAGTACATTGCAACTCTGAGTTGTGATAG GGTCCTGCGGGTGTACAACACACAAACCAGACGTGTAGCATTTAATGTTACCAGGATGCCATCTGGATCAGGAGCTGAAGGAGAG GCTAGGAGCTATCGGATGTTTCATGATGATGGCATGAAGTCATTTTTCCGTAGACTCAGTTTTACTCCTGATGGCTCCTATTTACTCACTCCAG ctggcTGTGTTGAATCAGGAGAAAATGTAACAAACACCACATATGTTTTCTCCAGAAACAATCTTAAAAG GCCCATGGGTCACCTGCCATGTCCTGGAAAGGCAACTCTTGCTGTTCGATGCTGCCCAGTCTACTTTGAGTTGAGacaagcatttaaaaaag ATGAAATCAGTCAGAAATCAGCTCCTGCTCTATTTAACCTGCCCTATCGACTGGTGTTTGCTGTTGCTTCAGAAGATTCTGTGCTTTTTTATGATACTGAGCAGCACTTCCCCTTTGGTTATGTTTCTAACATACATTATCACACCCTGAGTGACATTTCATG GTCCAGCGACGGAGCCTTTCTTGCCATTTCTTCTACGGATGGATACTGTTCATTTGTTACCTTTGAGAAGGATGAACTGGGAATACCATTGAAAGAGAAGCCACAAATAAATGTCAGGAATCCTGGcgcaccagaaaaaaaagtgaaaaagagcCACAAAGTCATTTCCCCAGGCTCTAGGCTGACTGAGGAGACTCCTCCTAGGAAGGCCACGGATCCCAGCACACCCACCCTTCAACTTAGGACACCCGTAGCTGCTAGTAAGGACTTGCCTTCCACACCTGTTGGcataaaaaatattccagtcTCCTCCTCAGATGAGAAGGTCAGCAAGCCAGCTATCCAGAGCACTAAAGTAAACCAGCCCAGGAGGATTACTCTCAACACTTTACAAGCATGGAGCAAGACACCCAG GAGAATAAACTTGATTGCAGTGAAGCCAGATATGCCAGCCTCTGCATATACAGATACAGTTCCTATACCTCCTTCTTCAGAACAGGAACAAG TGAGGCCATCACTATCTGATGACAGTTGTGAAAATCCCCCAGCGCCTAAACGTCCTAGAACTGAGGAAATGTCTCTTTCTACATCTGCTGAAGGCCAAACCAGCTGTGATTCAAACAAATAA